The Solirubrobacterales bacterium genome contains a region encoding:
- a CDS encoding reverse transcriptase-like protein: MKLVVHVDGGSRGNPGPAAVAAVLSTPDGEVVADAKEMIGVASNNVAEYKALLLGLQRAKELGACDVEVVNDSELIQKQINGQYKVKHPDMKPLHAESMTALAAFDSWLVRSVPRAQNKDADALVNQALDAAAL, encoded by the coding sequence ATGAAGCTTGTGGTCCATGTTGACGGCGGCTCGCGGGGAAATCCCGGACCAGCCGCTGTCGCCGCCGTCCTCAGCACACCGGACGGCGAAGTCGTCGCCGACGCCAAGGAGATGATTGGCGTTGCCTCGAACAACGTCGCCGAGTACAAGGCGCTTCTCCTTGGGCTTCAGCGGGCCAAGGAGCTTGGCGCTTGCGATGTAGAGGTCGTCAACGACTCAGAGCTGATCCAGAAGCAGATCAACGGGCAGTACAAGGTCAAGCATCCGGACATGAAGCCGCTACATGCCGAGTCAATGACAGCGCTCGCTGCCTTCGACTCCTGGCTCGTCCGCTCGGTGCCGCGCGCGCAGAACAAAGACGCCGATGCGCTCGTGAATCAGGCCCTCGACGCCGCTGCGCTCTAA